GTCTTCAAAATCTAAGATACTGTCATTATCATCATCACTGTCACAAGAGTCACCCATTAAATCTTGATCTGTATCAACTTGATCAAAGTTGGGGACCATAATACAGTTATCTTCCTCAGCACAGTTGGAAAAAAAGTTCAACCTAATTTTCTTATTTATCTGTACATAAATGCAAAAAACTTAAAAAAACAATTTAGGTACAATTAAATTTATACTTTTTATGATTCAATGGAATTAACGATACAAATTGTTTAACCTTTTTGCATGTGGCGATATCCACGATAGCTTCCAGTAGACATCATTTCTGTGTATAAAGCGATAAGAGAGTTTAATCGCTGAAGCAAAAGCTGTTTTTCTTTTAAACATTCTGGGTTTGAAGGTTTAATGTTTTGTAATTGAGAGCTCAGTTGCTGCATAAGATGATAGTTATCTTCTTTTATGGATAAATCTGCTTTGAGCAAGACCATATCTCTAAAGTAGATATTTAGGCGTGTAACGTGCTGTTTGATACTGAACAATGTTTTTGAGCAGGCGTGTAATAAACCAGGCATAAAAGAACATCTGAAATATCTGGCTTCATTCATTAAGGAGGCATGCTTTTCTGCAAAACGGTAATTTGAAGTCACAGTGGGTTTTTCAAATATATAGTTATCATGAATGACAGTGGCACTGTGTTCGCTGTAAGGGTCTGCAAAGTAAAAAACAACAATATCTAAGAAGTTACGATCATCAGGGTGTATTTCACTACAATAATTATTTAAATAAAAAGTCAATTCATCATGACCAACGTAACTGAGTTGATCAAGCATGCCTTGCACCATTAAGCTGGTGTTATGACAGTTGAAACCATTGTAAACCACATGTTCACCCGGGTTATCTACAAAAAATTGAAAAGCTTTGGGTAATATAGCGTCTATTACAATAGGCAGATCATATTTGAGATGTTGGGTATTAGGGCATAAGCCTTGTTTATTGAGAAGAAGGAATAAAAGTTCTTTAACTGCATCAGCATAACCTAAAAGCACCCAATGTGATTGGTAATGAATGATATCAGCTTGTTCCTTATTAATTAATTGTTGATGCCGCTTTTGAATAGATCTTATGGTAATTGTAATGTTTTCCAGAGTTTGAGTATCTTTTATAAAGCTGGCTTTTGCACATTTAGGACTTTTTGCTAAAGCAAATGTACAATTCATACTAACGCCAATGACAACTATCAATAAAATACAATGAAAGATTGTTCGCATGCATGCCCCTACACTACAAATCTCTAATAAACAACTACCCCATTATGAGATAAATTTAAAGTCAAATCAAGTGGCAATTTGTCAATAAAACAAGAAGGATAGACTTTTACCAATCAAAATCACTCAATAAACCTAGTTCAAGATGTAACTTTAAATCGATGACTAACGAAAGTTATGTGTGTACACAAAATAGAGATGTTAACTAAAAAGTACGGAGTTAATTATGGATGATAAAGATAAAATGGATAAAAAAGTTAAAGAGCAGCTTTATGATAAAAAAAACAATGATAAAAATACAGTGGACAAAAACATTGATCCTCGTCCGGTGGAAGAAGATGAAGGCCGCCAAAACCTTGATAATACTAATACAAGACGTGAAATCAATGAAAAAGTCAATTACAAGCCACGGGATAATTGTTAAAAAGGTAATTGAATAAAATGAATCAATATAAGAATTTAAAAGCGATCTATATCAATACTTCCTTAAAAAAACATTCAGAACAGAGTCATACAGGTCATCTGCTTGCGGCATCAGCAAATATATTAGAAAAGCAAGGCTTGACGGTTGAAAAAGTTCATATGCTTGATTATGAAATACCTCCAGGAGTTTATCCCGATATGACAGAGCATGGATGGTCAGGTGATGATTGGCCAAAAGTGTGGGAGAAAATAAAATCAAGTGACATTTTAGTTGTTGGAACACCGATTTGGCTGGGAGAAGAAAGCTCTGTCTGTCGCGTATTGATTGAACGATTGTATGCCATGTCAGGTGAGCTTAATGCTAAAGGGCAATCTATATATTATGGTAAAGTAGGTGGTTGTGTGATTACTGGCAATGAAGATGGGATTAAACATGTTGCAATGACGGTTGGTTATGCATTAAGCCATCTGGGCTATACCATCCCACCACAAGCAGACTGTGGCTGGATTGGTGAGGCTGGTCCAGGCCCATCCTATGGTGATAAAAAGGAAGATGGATCATACGTTGGCTTTGATAATGATTTCACCATGCGCAACACAACCATTATGTCCTGGAACCTTATGCACATGGCCAGCATTCTTAAACAACATCCACTGCCAAATCATGGCAATGATCGCAGGGCGTGGAAATCTGGGTCACGATTTGATTTTGAAAATCCTGAGTATCGAGTTTGAATGCATTAACAGCGAGTAAGTAATATCAGATAGAATAATGAACAGATCCTAAACTATAGAAAATAGTTGCAGACGGTTTGTATATTATTATTTACAGTTAAACCAAGAGAGCTCAACAAATTTTTGAGTTATTTTAAAACTGAAGAAAAAACTTTTAGATCAGAAATTTTTGTCTATACTGAGAGCTTAGAAGGAGAGGCATCATGTCAAAATCTAATTTTGAGACTGCCAATGTGCAACTAATCAATGATAACAGTGTTCAAGTAAAACGAAAATTTATTGCAAACAAAGATTTAGTTTACGAGTCCTATACCAAACCAACGACCTTAAAACGTTGGCTGTCTGGATATTCTGGTTGGGAAATGTCAGAATGTGAAATGGAAGTCAATGAAGGCGGCCAATACAGTTGGCGATGGCGCAACAGCTCTGAAAATAGCGAATTTGGATTCCTAGGAAAATTTCTTAAAGTTGTCCCACAACAAAAGATTCAACACACTCAAGTTTTTGATCCCGGATCTTTTGGAGGAGATATGGGGGCAGAGTATATAGTCACATTGGAATTTTCTGAATCAAATGGGAGTACTTTAGTTACAACAACCATTCAATATCCAAGCAAAGAAGATCGTGACCTGGCATTATCGACTGGTATGACAGATGGTATGGAGATAAATTACAAGCAACTGGATACTTTACTTAAAATTTAGTTTAAATTTTAAGTGGCCAGGTGTTTTTTACTTTATTCAATATCATAACGTAACATGAACCCTAAATTGGCGACTCCTCCCAAAAAAGTTTCAGGATTTTGTGTTGTTCCGTCTGAGTAGTACATGCTGGTGGTATCTACAAAAAAACCAAGGCGTGTATTTGGTATGCTTTTTAAATGGCTTAGCAATTGAGCACCAAGATAAAACATATTAGCACGTGAATCATTTCCATCTAGAACAGCTTGCCGGCTTTTTTCATATTTTGATGCTAGATCATGTGCATAACAAATATTGAGTATAATATCACACGCTTTGAGCACAGCAGAGTGGCGTGGTTTTAAACGAATAATCTGTTGATGCTGAATCATGGGCCCACTTGTTGTTGCGCCAGTCATAAGATCACCAGGGGTTTCAAAGTACTGGGCCAAGCTTGCTTCTTCAGGTTTGTGTAGGTAGCCAAAACCTGATTTGTGCCCGGCTTCTAAAAAATCTCCTTGTGTCCAATTGTATTTATCCAGTTCATTGTCTGACATAATTCCATTAATCCAAGGGAAAGCAATAATCATGCTTTGTGTGGGCTCTCCTTTAGCCAGGAAAAAAGGATCAAATTTTTTGATGAGGTCTTTTCCACCTGCTTGATTGATGAGTGCCAGCTCCGGTTGGATAGACCTATCTTTGGCTCTATATTGTAAGCTTAGAAAATAATTGAAGCTTTTGGCCAAAGGAACACTGGCATTGCTTTGATGCGTATTCCAAGTTCCTACTTTAAATTGCAGGTATTTGTTTTGTTTTATAGGAAAAGTAACCAAGGTTTTTCCTTGGTAGCTTGCGGGTTCAATATCTTGGATGGCATAACCCAAAACCAAGTGTGCTTGAAAATCAACTTTTTCATGCTCTGACTCTTCTTCCAGCTGTTGATACAGTTTACTTACTTCAATAATTGGAGCAGCATCTGTATTATGATTTATAACCCCCATTTGTTCTAAATCTGACCAGCTTAAATATACAGTGTTTTGGGCAAGGATAGGTTTAAGTAGCAAAAATAGTGCACATAAAAATAATCGAATTAAGTTGATATTAAAGTGTTTCATTGTGTTCCCCAATTAATATTTGACGCAACGTAGTATATAAAAATTCTTTTTGCAAGCCCATAAATTTGGATAGCATAAGTTTATATTATATTGGGTAGTTTAATGAGCTCTTTAATAGGTGAGACTTTGATCGTTGACACAACTGTAAAAAAAACATATAACGCAATTTGTCACGCTTGTTTAGGTTGTGCAATTGATTTAGGGGATCTTAATACAATGAGAAAAAAAATAAATACATCAGGTATATCTTGTTTGGTAAAAATCAAAAACAGACTAATGTTATGTACAGTCCTATTCTTTGGTTTAAGCCTAGGTTGGGCACAAAATCAGCTTACACATGAAAAAATTGTAGAAAACATTGAAGGGTTTCAGCACCATTATGAAAGAGAAATGGGGTATCATGATCAGCGTGAAAAGGCTGAATTTGATGAATTTTTAAAGCAAACATTAAGATTATTGAGAAAAACTAAAACTGAATTTTCTTTTCAAACCGATTGGAATGAAATTAATCAGAATTTTTCTTCTGTTTCATCGTATCAAAAACACGTAGCTCCTGGGTTTTTTAACCCTTCAAAAAGTTTATTGGAAATCAATTATCCTAAACTTGATGTTTTATTAAATGAGCGTTTTAGAGGAGCAAAGCTACAATATGATCCCAGAGTGTTTAATAATCTCAGAGGACAGTTTTATTTATTAACCAGGTTGTATTATGACAATAAATTCAGTGATAGAAACTATGAGGGTGATCTCGCGGTCCAAAAGAGCTTGAGCCATAAGGCTTTGCTTTTTCAACCTCAGGATGTATTAAAACTTACAGTTGATCAAAACACAAATTTTGTTTTTCAAGTTGATATAGAGTTTAAAAATATTTTAAAACAATTGGTTCTTCGTGAAACTTTGGCCCATCTTGCATCAACTGCAATTATTCAATTTCAACCAGATAATTCTGGGCTTGCGCGTTCTTATTATCCAGAAAAATCCGAGTTTATGAACCCGCAAACACAATATTTTAAAAGAGTAGGGCAAATCATAGAGATGTATACGGAAGTTCTCTTTTTTGATCTTTTGGGGGCACAGTTTTCTCATGATAGAAAATACATTGAAGAATACGATATGATTTTTTCACCCGAGGGAAATACCATAAGAGAATTTAATCATGAGCCCTTGGTATTTCAAGGACCTACAGATTTTTATCAAAGACTATTTGCGCATACAACATTATCTGGTGACAATTTAGAATCTATTGCAATTGAGAAATTGTATGAAATGATTGAAGTGTTAGGAGATGATTTTAAACGGAACTCTGAAGTACGCACCTGGTTGTTTATTGAAATGAATAATTTAGGCTTATTGTTAGAAGATGGAAACAGTCAATTGCGTAATGGTTATATGCCGCAAGTGATTAATGCCCAAACCAATAAAGAAGCCTGGAGCAGGTTTGTACAATCTATGGAACGTTGTATGCGTTGTACATGGCTTTCAGACTATGTTGCTGCTGTTGATGAATATATTCAACGAGGACAATTGGATAAAACATTATCAGAAAGTGAGTATGAAATTAGAAGATTAAGTTCAGTGGGGCCACTATTTTCTTATGATGTGGTTGTACCCTATTTAATTAATCATGCTTTTGTTGACCTTGCTTTACCTTTAGAGTTTGAAACAAAACTCTTAAACCAAAATACACGAGAAGAAGAGTTAAGACAGTTACAACTAAAACAACGTAGCAATTATGCTCAGAAAATTATCTCTGGGACTGTTAAGATTACTGATGCGCCAGTAGAGCAAATGTTTTTAGGCTTGGCTTCAAGGCATATTGCTGAAGCTATGATAGATCGAGCAACTTTGGCTCCTAATCGTTCTGATCTTTATTTTGAATTTGATTCTAATTCTGCCAATATTAATTTAATCAAAGAAAATATTGAAGAGGCTTCAGCAGTAGCATTGTATATTTTATTTAATGGTGAGAGGCCTTCTTCAATTGAGGATACCAATGCCCAGTTTGATCAGTTAAGTAAAACTTATGGAAACACATTTAAAGACGCAAAATCCTATCTTTTCAATTTAGCGAGTGAAGATAGAGTCATGTATATTTATGTAGACTATATTTTAAAACAAATAAAAAGCCGTTTGTGAAATATATAAAACAGCTAATACCGGCACTATAAAGCCAAAGTATTGTTATTTATGTAATGTAAAGAGTAATATGTATTTTTTTAAAATTTTTTATTTATTAATAGAAGTATCAATATGAAACAATCAATTATTTTATGGGTATTGTTTTTAACAACAGTAATATCGCAAGTATCAAAAGCACAGGAAACAGTTAAAATTGAGGATGCTATTTTGTTTGAAGAACAAATGTTTTCTTGTGTCTTTAAACTTCAGGTTGCAAAATGGTTTACACCTAAAAATAGTTTAGACCAGTTAAATGTTAATTTAAGCCATCTAGTTAAAGATCTAAACAACTTTAGAATAGAATGGATTACTCAAAGCCTATTTGAAAAAAATCGTTCAACATTTTTAAATCATCAAACATTTTTAAAATTAAAGTGTGAAGAATTATTAAAAATTTATTCTGAACCGGTCTATGCAGTACCAGAAAAAATATTTCCCGCCTTGGTGGTTTTTACGCATGCATCTGGTTTTTGGGATGGTTCTTTATCTACTCAATTGGGAATTCAGAATTTTTTTAATGATATCCAAGCTCATAAAAAAATCTCAAATAAAATCCCAGTATTTATTTTGACTGAATTGGGATGGAAAATATCGCCTTTTATAGAATATGATAAAAATAAAATAAACTATCTCTTAAATGACTTTGAACAGGCAATTGTGGCCAGATCACAGGGTGGAGAGTTTCCATTGTTGCTTCAAGAAAAGTTTAGAAGTCCAAATATCATTTTTTCTGGAGGTTATGTTGATGGATGTTTGTTTAAGTCAATTTTAGAATCAATTAATTTTATTCCTAATCTTCAAGAAAAACAAAAAACCAACTTTATACTCATTAAAGAAAACATATATTATCAAATCAATCGAAGTGAATATACCTACTATAACCCCAATAGAAAGCAAGGTGATGCGTATGAATTTAACTTACAAGAATTATCTCAACGTTGGCCTATGGAAAAAATTAAGTCAGACATATTAAACTCTTATTTTAACCAATTAACAGAGTCAATACAGGATAATAATAATTTTAATAGAGTTGAAATCAGCTGGGACGGTAAAAGAATTGACTTTAATGATATGGATGATGAATCTGGTTTAGATAAAACACTTCATGTACAATTTGTCTCTCTATCAGAGGCTACGAGGTTATTAAAAAAATACAGTGATTAAAAAATAATAATCTTTGAGAATACTTTCTGAAGCCCTTGGTACCTATTCTGCTGAATTTATGTTATGTGTGAAGCCTTTGAGTTTGAGTAAAAGATAACAGCTTAATTTTTACTAAACTGGTTTCTAAACTGAGATGAAGTATACAATACAAATAAAATTTATCTTATATGTTACTTTTAGTGCTTTAGTTATGTCCTGTAGTACACTAAAGAGTAATCCAAAATCTATATGTGATGGTAGAGTAGTTATTGATAGTTCTTTATTAATAGACTTTTCAAAAAATGAAAAAAAGATTTTATGTGGTGACTCGGGAGTAGAAGCGTGGAGTGATCTACCTTTGATTCAAACTGAGGTAACGCTTAAAAAAATTCTAAAAAATAGAAGTTTTTTTGATGTTCAAACATCTATCTCTAATAACAAACTTTATGTAACAACAGGTCAATTACATTACATAGAAAAAATAATGTTTCATAATGCTCCAGAGGATTTTGAAAAAGTTCGCTATATTGCTTGGCAGGATAAAACGTTAACCTCAGAAAATTTAGATAAAGTTGAAGTATGGGTCATGCGTAGATTAAAATTTATGGGTTATGCTTGTGCAAAAGTAGAACTTAAAGCAATGGTGGAAACAAAAACTCTACATGTGTATATAGAACCAGGTATACAATATACTTTTCCTCAAATTATCCAGGATAAAAAAAATAACCAATATTTAAAACCAGGAGTCTTACCCAGGTTTTACGCCTTTAGAACCGGAGATCAATTTAATGGTGATTTATTAGAGCTGTCTTCAAAAAGAACAGAAAACTCTGGCATTATTAATCACTCTTACTTTTTAACTGAATGCCAAGACAATGAGCTGCAAGTAACACAAAAAATTAAACTGGGTGCAAATCGCTTATTTAAAGTAGGAGCCGGAGCCAGTACGGAGGAGTTGCCTATATTAAAATTTGGATGGAAAAATAGTCGTGTAGGGAAAAGTGGCTCTTCTTTATTTGCAGATCTGTATGCTTCTCAAATCAATCAAAATATACGCTTAGGGTTTGAGTGGCATGCTTTTTCTGCTAACCGTTGGTTTATGCTGCCCAGCATAGAAGCTAGAAGAATTCGGGATGGGCAGCAAAAGTTTTTAGATTTGAATACTTTTTTTGAATTTGGTGCCAAATTAGATTCAAGAAATAATACATATTCTTTTAAAGGTGGACCAGGAATGATTATTGAAAATACTGAGAAAGGTCCGTTTGATGGGGCAAAAGAATTTGGTATCTTACGCAGTTCACTTGAAATAAGCAGTAATGACTTTGAAATTTTTTTAACAGAGCCACGCAGAGGTTTTCAATTTAATTTTATTTCATCTTTAATATTTGCCAGTAACAGGAAGTCAGTTGGAACCCAGCATTTTAAAATAAGTGGAACCCGGTTGTGGAATGTCTATAATTTTGGACCACCCAAGTATGTTTTTGGTTTGCGCTTTGGTTTAGAATCAGTTGTATCAACACAGTTTAATGTGCGTGATTTTATTCCTCAACATTATTTTCAATGGCTGGGAGGAGATGCCAGTATTAGAGGGTTTAGCAGGAGAGAAATCCCAAACAATGATCTTGGAGCTTTATCAAGCCTTTATGGCGGCAGTGAATTTCGTTTTGTTTCACTTTTTGCAAATACAATTGATCCATTTATTTTTTTAGATTTAGGAATGGTTGGAGATAGAAATTTTAAACTTGATCCTACAGTATATGGGTCTCCAGGTCTTGGCCTTAGGTATGATTCTTTTATTGGAACCTTAAGAGCAACAGTTGCACATGGCTTTGTGTTTGGCAATGCTGAAAATGTTGAGCAGCATCCACAGTTTTTTTTGAGTTTGGGAAGAGAGTTTTAATGAAGAAGCTATCAAAAATAATTTTATATGGTGTAGTAGTTTTTTTTGTATTTTTTATAACGGTTGTCTCAGTTGTATGGTTTTTTCCAAAAACTGTTATCAATAAACCAGTTTTAAGCTGGCTCTATCAACAACAGAAATTTATAAAGTTTGAAGGCGGTTTCCCTGAGTCATTGTATGTTGATGCTAGCAATACGGGTCTTATGACTAAAAAATTTAAAATTAAAGTGTCAGATAGCTGTGTAACTACAGCAAATAAAGTTATAGAAGGGTGTGTGGATCTAGTAGATCTAGAAACAGAAGTTGATTTTTCAGGCTTTTCTCTCAAATTAAAGTCTTTAGGGCCTATTTTCCTTCATACCAAGGGTTTAAAATTTCAAGTCCAAGCCAATACAAAACAAAAAAGCGAAACTCCTTTTATCGTTGAAGATTTTTTATCAGAAAATTTCTATATGAATGATTTGGACATTGATCTTGCTAACACAACCATTGTCAATGGTACAAGTCAATATACCAGCGATTTAAAAATCATTGGTAAAACAGTGGATAGTAACTATACTTTAGATTGCTTTAGTAAACTTAATTATGAAGAATCTAAAAATTTAATATTAACGCTAAAGGCTAAAGTTAACGATTTAAGAAATATTGTGGGTAATCTTGAACTGAAAAATCAAGTAAACAATAAACTTAATGCCCATCTTAAAGGTGACTTAAGTTTAAATGTATATGAATTAAAAGGTACATTTTTAGGTAGTGGATATGCCAATGGGTTGTCTAGCACAATTGAAAAAGTAAGGTTTCAAAAGATAGAGTTTGATAATTCAGATGCCTTTTATTTAAGTTTAGATTTTTCTTCACAACTCTTGTTGGAGTCATATTATACTATTGAGGCATCTGGTCTTCCAAAGCCAGAAATTAAAACAAACTTTTCTGGTAAGGCAGAAGCTCGAGAAAATCAAGCTGGCATCATTGATTATAGGGTTGAGATTCAACCTATAAAGCAATATGGAACAATCATCAATGCCAATACAAAAGGAGCGTATAAAAAAAGTAATCAAACAATCATGATTAAAGAACTTCTTTTTCAAGCTGATATCCCATATTTTGAGAATTTGGTTAAAAAACTGAAGAGAACACAATGGGGCATTCCTGCACCTTTCAATACTTTTAAAGGGAACATTAACTTAAGTCTAGGTAAAAAAGGTCAAATAGGCACACTTGATCAAAAGAAATTTTCTATTCCAATAAATATAAAAACCAATTTAAAATCAAGCCATCAAGCATTTAAAACGCAATCTTCAGGTGAGATAGTTTATGATTCACAAACTAAAAAAGTTAATGTGGACCTAGATGTAGGTTTAAATAATATAAAGTTAGCCATTCCTAATTTTGACCCTGCCAGTAAGTTACCTAAAATAACAAGCGATCAAAGAATTTTAGTGCAGAATAAGAAAAATCAATCATCTCAAAGCTCTGAAGCATTAGAAAAAAATAAAATTGAAAAAAAGAAAAACTCTGTTTTTTCATATGCAATTAAAATCAACACGCCAGATAAACCTATACAAATTATATATGACTTATTTAAACCTTCAGCTAAACTTAGGTTAAAGGGAAACGTTAGTAATGAATCTTCAGTGTTTACAGTGAAAGCTGAGCCATTTAAAGTTGAGTATTTAAAAAGAGAAGCTAAATTAGAAAAATTTATTGTAAAAACAAATTCAAAAAAAGATAGTATTTATTTAGATGGAAAGTTTTTAATTAAAAAAGCTGATTATGACTTATATGTAAATGTTGAGCAAAGGTATGAAACCCCTCGTATTATGCTTTCTTCAAATCCACCTCTTCCTGAAGAAGATATAATTTCTCTTATTCTTTTTAACCAGTTATCCAATGATATTAACAGTGGATCTTCTAATTCAGTTCAGAATACAAGAGCTGCCATAGCCCAAAAAACCATTGGCTTTTTCTCATTTTTTGTTTTGTCATCAACACCGGTAGAAAGCGTAAATTATGATCCTAATACAAAAACATACTCGGCAAGAGTTAAGCTTCCTGGTGGCTTTACAGGGACAGTTGGAAGCGATTGGGATGAAGCACAAGAGGTAGGGATACGTAGAAGTTTAGGAGGGAATTGGGCTATATCTGCTGGCGTAGGAACTGATACACAAGGAGAACAAAAACAAGAGTCTATGCTTGAATGGTTTTATAGATACTAATAAGTGTAAAAGCCTATGTCTCAATTGAAAAAAGTAATCAAAGTTACAGGCTACTTTTCTAAACTAAGTCAAAGTCTGATATAGATTTAAGTGTATTTTTTATAAAAAATTGGAGGTTTAAGATGAGAAAATGCACAATCATTTTAATGAGTTTTTCTTTAATTACTTCTTTACTCAAAGCAGAAGAAAAAGTGCAGCAAAAAATAAGAACTCATAAAGCCCATAGTCATGGCAGTGGTAACTTAAGTTTTGTTACATCTGATAATGCGCTGGTGATTGAATTAAATGTCCCAGCACATGATGTTGTTGGCTTTGAGCATGCCCCCAAAAACGATTCACAAAAATCTTTGGTTAAACAGGCAATTGAGTTTTTAGAGCAATCTAATAGCAATATAAGCTTACCAGAGACAGCCAAATGTAAACCGCAAGATATTGGAAAAGTTGAAACTGAGCTTGATGTAAGTTCTAGCAGTCATGATACTCATGAGCATCACCAAAATAATCATGAGCATGCAGAGTTTCATGTTAAGTATCAATTTACCTGTAAAAACTTAGAAAAGCTAAGTTTTATTAAAGTACTTTCTTTTCAAAAATTTAATAATATCAAAAAACTTAAAGCACAAGGTGTAACTAAAACAGGGCAGTTTGCAAAAACTTTAACGGCAAAATCACCCCAATTTGACTTGAGTAAGTAAGTGGATAACCTTCTTCATATTCGTGATCTTAAATTTAGTTGGTTAAATAATAAAAAACCACTGCTGGATATAGAAGATTTTGCAGTGCAAGCAGGGGATAGAATTTTTCTTCATGGTCCCAGTGGTAGTGGAAAATCAACTTTATTGAATCTTATTGCCGGAGTTTTAGTTCCTCAACAAGGAAAAATTGAAATTCTTAAAACCAATTTGTCTGAGCTATCTTCAGGGCAAAGAGATCAATTTCGTGGCGACCATATGGGCTTTATTTTTCAAATGTTTAATCTTTTGCCTTATTTTTCAGCAATAGAAAATGTGACACTGCCTTCTGAATTTTCAAAGAAAAAATCAAAAAAAGTTTTAAGCAATACCAAGTCTTTAAAAGATGAGGCCTATAGATTACTGTTAGAGTTGAAGTTAGATGCAAAAACTTTAGAAAATAAAAAAGTAACACAACTCAGTGTAGGTCAACAACAAAGAGTGGCCACGGCTAGAGCCCTCATGGGTAGGCCAGAACTTATTATTGCTGATGAACCCACTTCTGCTTTAGATAGAAATATTAGAGATGATTTTTTAAAACTTCTATTTAATGAATGTGATAAGTTTGGAACAACACTCATTTTTGTAAGCCATGATCAAGATTTAGGGAAGATGTTTGATCGTGTTGTTTCACTAAAAGAAATTAACCGAGCAGAAGTTTCAGATTTTGAAGAGAAAGAGATTAAATTATGACTCTTTTGAAAATAACTAAAAAAAGTCTTCTTAATCGCAAAGCAACTACAATGTTAACCATTTTGTCTATTGCTTTAAGTGTAGCCCTTTTACTTGGTATTGAAAGGGTACGGTCAGGAGCCAGAAAAAGCTTTGAATCCACAATTTCCGGTGTAGATCTCATCATTGGCGCTAGGAGTGGATCGGTAAATTTATTGCTTTATTCTGTATTTCGCATTGGCAATGCAACCAACAATATTTCATACGAGTCTTTTGATACATTCAGTCGCCACGAGAATGTTGACTGGACCATCCCAATATCGCTGGGAGATTCTCATCGAGGTTACCGTGTTGTTGGAACCAATCAAAACTACTTCTTACACTATCAATATGGTGATGATCAGCCTTTAGCATTTGCTCAAGGTAAAGCCTTTGAGCATCTATTTGATGTGGTGCTGGGTTCAGAAGTAGCTGAAAAACTTG
This window of the Oligoflexia bacterium genome carries:
- a CDS encoding NAD(P)H-dependent oxidoreductase, with protein sequence MNQYKNLKAIYINTSLKKHSEQSHTGHLLAASANILEKQGLTVEKVHMLDYEIPPGVYPDMTEHGWSGDDWPKVWEKIKSSDILVVGTPIWLGEESSVCRVLIERLYAMSGELNAKGQSIYYGKVGGCVITGNEDGIKHVAMTVGYALSHLGYTIPPQADCGWIGEAGPGPSYGDKKEDGSYVGFDNDFTMRNTTIMSWNLMHMASILKQHPLPNHGNDRRAWKSGSRFDFENPEYRV
- a CDS encoding ABC transporter ATP-binding protein encodes the protein MDNLLHIRDLKFSWLNNKKPLLDIEDFAVQAGDRIFLHGPSGSGKSTLLNLIAGVLVPQQGKIEILKTNLSELSSGQRDQFRGDHMGFIFQMFNLLPYFSAIENVTLPSEFSKKKSKKVLSNTKSLKDEAYRLLLELKLDAKTLENKKVTQLSVGQQQRVATARALMGRPELIIADEPTSALDRNIRDDFLKLLFNECDKFGTTLIFVSHDQDLGKMFDRVVSLKEINRAEVSDFEEKEIKL
- a CDS encoding SRPBCC domain-containing protein; amino-acid sequence: MSKSNFETANVQLINDNSVQVKRKFIANKDLVYESYTKPTTLKRWLSGYSGWEMSECEMEVNEGGQYSWRWRNSSENSEFGFLGKFLKVVPQQKIQHTQVFDPGSFGGDMGAEYIVTLEFSESNGSTLVTTTIQYPSKEDRDLALSTGMTDGMEINYKQLDTLLKI
- a CDS encoding translocation/assembly module TamB domain-containing protein, which codes for MKKLSKIILYGVVVFFVFFITVVSVVWFFPKTVINKPVLSWLYQQQKFIKFEGGFPESLYVDASNTGLMTKKFKIKVSDSCVTTANKVIEGCVDLVDLETEVDFSGFSLKLKSLGPIFLHTKGLKFQVQANTKQKSETPFIVEDFLSENFYMNDLDIDLANTTIVNGTSQYTSDLKIIGKTVDSNYTLDCFSKLNYEESKNLILTLKAKVNDLRNIVGNLELKNQVNNKLNAHLKGDLSLNVYELKGTFLGSGYANGLSSTIEKVRFQKIEFDNSDAFYLSLDFSSQLLLESYYTIEASGLPKPEIKTNFSGKAEARENQAGIIDYRVEIQPIKQYGTIINANTKGAYKKSNQTIMIKELLFQADIPYFENLVKKLKRTQWGIPAPFNTFKGNINLSLGKKGQIGTLDQKKFSIPINIKTNLKSSHQAFKTQSSGEIVYDSQTKKVNVDLDVGLNNIKLAIPNFDPASKLPKITSDQRILVQNKKNQSSQSSEALEKNKIEKKKNSVFSYAIKINTPDKPIQIIYDLFKPSAKLRLKGNVSNESSVFTVKAEPFKVEYLKREAKLEKFIVKTNSKKDSIYLDGKFLIKKADYDLYVNVEQRYETPRIMLSSNPPLPEEDIISLILFNQLSNDINSGSSNSVQNTRAAIAQKTIGFFSFFVLSSTPVESVNYDPNTKTYSARVKLPGGFTGTVGSDWDEAQEVGIRRSLGGNWAISAGVGTDTQGEQKQESMLEWFYRY
- a CDS encoding DUF2796 domain-containing protein, which codes for MRKCTIILMSFSLITSLLKAEEKVQQKIRTHKAHSHGSGNLSFVTSDNALVIELNVPAHDVVGFEHAPKNDSQKSLVKQAIEFLEQSNSNISLPETAKCKPQDIGKVETELDVSSSSHDTHEHHQNNHEHAEFHVKYQFTCKNLEKLSFIKVLSFQKFNNIKKLKAQGVTKTGQFAKTLTAKSPQFDLSK